Genomic window (Saccharomyces cerevisiae S288C chromosome X, complete sequence):
TACTTAAATGCTTATTGAAGTAAATAGCGAACGTTGCTGAATTGGCTTAGCAAAATGGTTAACCACTGAATGACCTCGTTTCTATCAATATCAGCCAATCCTTCGTGAAGGCCGGGCAAAACTTCCCCGACAGATCCCTCAAACTTACTAGGTGCTAAAAGAGAGTACTTCATCCATTCCCTGTCTTTCAGTCCTCTGTGTGTAATAAATAATTGATCAATTTGCTTTGATTTGCTATTGGATCGTTGCAGTTTAATATAGctcttgatttttttgtaaaaagCCCAAACAGGTAAAGCTTCCCTACACTCTTTATAGAGAATACCATTTTGTTGGTCAAATTGGATGCTATCTTCCTGTGTGGCAACTTTTAATAAGTCCAGAACCCTTTTTGCTAAGCTGTTCACTTCATCGTCCTGGGGAAATGCTGAAGATAGATTAGAGTGCCATGCGATATACCAgttatatattttcttcaggtAAACATGTGTATTGAATCTTGCCAGTTCGTTTTCACTCAGCATCAGCGTTGTCAAACCTACAAACATGGCCATGGTGTTGTGTAACTTGTAGTCAGAATTggtaaatttttccaaCCAAGTTGGGCTATCGAATACGGAGTTACTATGATAGACTGCGCCTGAAGTATCATTGGCATTAAACTGAAAATGTGCAGCGGGCACTCCAAGATGGTACTGAAATGAAGTGTAACTAGACAACCCATCAAGTAGAGAAATAGTGGCATTAGAAGTGTATTTCCAATGGTCGAACAATGACCAGTCTTCGTGCCCATTAAATTCCGTGAGCTTAGCAGCTTCGTATATCACGTCTTGTAAAAGTGGGTTGGCTTTACAGTGAAAATTTGTCCCAGAGATTGCATTATCTAGATTTAGGTATACCAAGGCCCTTCTCCTGAGAATCGCAGCATGAGCTTCTGCATAATCTGTAGATCCCAGAAGGCCGGATCGTTCACCATCCCAACTTATTAGTTTGATAGGACGCAGTGGCTTCCAACCATGCTTAAGTAATTTACTCATTCCTCGTGCAATTTCTAAAAGAATAGCGCTGCCACTATTTGCATCACCGGCGCTACTCGAGGCGAGCGAATCCCTATGAGCTCCGATAATAATCTCCCCCTCAGTGAATATACCAGGGATACTAACCTCTACACTACTCATTTCCTTGATGTTGTAAGTTAGCTCATTATGCAAATGGACTTTATCGATAGAGCTTGAAGGTCCAGTGAATGATCCAAAATCTTTTATATTACTACCGGGCCCAATTTGAAAACCCCTGCCATTCAATCTTTCTAAAATTGGTTGGACATCTCTAGCACTCATCGGCACCGATGGTATCCTCGGCACTCTCCCTACCGGTGACATATGTTCAGTGTCGGAATCCTTGGAGGGATACCCTGGAGTTGTCGGATCTCCTGGAGTGTCACTGAAATAGTTTACAGAATCTCTCCTAATATAACTTGGGTTTCTTGCTGGTCCATAAGGATAGTGTAAAAACCCATTTTCCTCAGTAACTTTACCATCGTCAAATGGGTCTGTATATATAATGACACTGGAAGCGCCATAAAGTTCTGCATTCTTTACCTTTAATCCAGGTAATATTTTACCCGATCGTACGATGTGGATtttatcttcaatatcaatgtttttcttcaaaagtagCTTGTAATCACTGATGCTACCATAATTGCAAAACACGTATCGAGCAGTTACActtccattttttgaatattgatGGAAACCCTTTTGCCTTTTCCTAGCGTGAGAAGCAGGATCACCTTTAACTCTATCCTCGATCATGCTTGCTTCGTAGACCActttaccattttctaAAGGAGCTACGTTAGTGTCTACTGGTTCACCTATCCATGggtaatatttttcaactttgGGTTTGTACCCCATATCTAGAAACTCGTCCAAGGTATATTTAAACGTTGACGAATCACTTGCTCCGTTGCTCATGTACCCAGCATACTTGTATACATGTTCTTTCGCTCTATTTTCCTGTTGCAAGGAGTTCAAGTATATCCTATAAACCTCTGCATTCGTCAATCTGGAAGAGTGAAACCGCCGAAAGTCTCTTGATAAAGACGTCCTGGGAGCAAATGCGGCAACAAATCCCATGTACAAAAGGAGACTCGCTAGAATCAAGTACATAAACTTTTCCTTGTCCATATGttctttcattatttcATAACCACTAACAATACTAGATATTGTATTACTTCTGCCTCTATTCCTGGATGTTAAAGTGAAAGAATCATTCATGCTTTCTTCATTGTCATCGCGAGTGGTCTCGCCACTATATTGTTGTAATCCAGTGGCTTCGGCCTCATTGTCATCAGGGTCTGCCATATTAACAACAGTTCTCTCCTTTAATTGACCTTCCTCTTTCTCTCTCTTTCTCTCTCTCTGTATCATTCTCATATATCTCTTACATTCTTAATTGTGCATGTTGAAATTGTTTTAATAAGTACGGCCCCTTGCCTTGTCAAACCTTTTTACCCGGGCCATCAAACTCAAGCAAACTCCGAATGGAACAATGCCTTTTTGAAGCCTGGTGGTATATTATGAAAGTTATGATAGTTCTAAGCTTTAATTCTGTAAATACTATAGTATAGAGACGGCCGCCATTATATATTTGTAAATCGGACTTATATTCTagtgtttctttttttcgtAACACTATAGATAGCTCTTGATTGCAAACCATGAGCGAACGATAATATTATAGGCCAAATTGGCGCATCACCCAATATTTGAACACCCAAATATAAACATTTGGAGGATAGACTTGCCGCTACAATTAGTTGAATTGTCTCATTTATATCGGTATTCGGGTCCATGGCCCTTTGTGcttgttcttcatttaGTGCTGACAAATCTAGGGCATCCTTGTCCTGCCATCTTAAGAAATCAGTGTACGATTTCAACACATCACACTCCTTCGGTATCAAGTTCATTTGTAATCTTCTCAAAATCCTTTCTGCTTTTAGCCATAAGACACGGTCCGAAAAATCCAATAATGCTGAGTTAGGGTTGTTGGCATTGTACCCGCGTGCCCAATCCTCTACACATTTCATGTATTCCGAAATCACTAATACTGCAGTGAACATACATGTGGTCGCAAATACAGGAGTATTGAAAATTCTGCGCTTGCCCTGTTTAATGTACGTAAAAAATGAAGTCCACGCATCCACCATATTCAGTGCATACTCGGTAGCTTCCCTCAATGAACCCATGTCATAGCAAACTTCCTCCAAAGCTTTATTCATATTGGACCAATCTTTCAACCAGATTTTCTCAATAACATGTGCCAGGTCCAAACACCGTCTCATTTTGGCAAACAAATATACCGGAATTATTAACCTCATTGCTGGATTGGCGTTTATTGTTGACATGCTATTCTCGGTAGGTGTCAAGATGCcaccatttttcaaataaaggTTTTCCCAGTATTTTAACATTGTATCGATCCGTTGTCTGGAAGTCATCTTCCACTCAATATCGTCCAACTCAATGTTATTGCTATTGGTGTTGTTATTACTGATCCTTGCgttatttctttcaataagTATTTTCTCATGGATAGATATCAACAATGATAGACATGTACTTAACGAAACCCTAGCATTTCcgtaaaaaaaactatcgCCTGTAGAAAGAAACCTCAAACAATTTTCATATGCCTCGTTACCATTAGACAATTCAATCAACGAAAATTTCGAATCTAACGTTATTTTGTATTGACATAATAGGTCCGACCATTCATCGGAATTTCGGCACTGatataattcttctttataGCATGGAACACCACATTTTAAATCGACTGAATGAAAACAGCAATCAGCACCTACcagtgaagaaaataagttAGATATAAGTAATACCGCATGGCAAGTCCTGATACGTGACTGCGCCAATACAAAATATTGGTAGTTTTTGTTCATTTGATTCGGCGCGTTGTATTGCTctcttatttttgaaaacataTGAGGACTGTTTTCATATTCCATAATATGATCACTCTCAATAGGCGGCTGGCATAGGGACTCTAGGGGCAAATTTAAACGAGAGGCCTTCAAGAGACGAATAATAGTCGTCAACTGACCATGCATCCCCTTGATCACGGCtgtatttttattgaaaatacaGTAGAACGTTAGCAATACTAATGTCTGTATAACCCATAACTCTGTCGTCTCCGGGTTTTTCTCACTAACTTTCAAGCTTTTCCTAATTTGGGTGCTAGCTGCATTAGCTAACACTTTTGCATGCGTCGAATGAAACCCATACAATGCTCCGACCATGGAGATAGATAATAACAAGGGATAACTGTCCATATTAGGTATGATAGAAGGAAGATgaataaatgaaaaaaatggatgGAATTCTTCCTTATAGTAAGTCACATAATCGTTCAATTGACTAGTTGTGGGGAAGGCTCCTGAATCGATATTATTGTCGGCTAGCATCATACTCCTTAGCTCATTGGTAAAAAGCACTTGAGATACTGAAGGGACAGAAAACGGAGATAACAAATCCGAAGGAGTAAGAACAGGCAGCTGTTTCTGTGTTGCATTAGAATCAGTTTCGCCGGGGAAAGACAAAGTGAGAACATCGTCGTTCACATGAGAATTATTTTGCTCTGTCCCGTTTAATACCTTGGAAATATCCAATTGCCTTgagctgaaaaaattggataGATCGTAGTCCATCATGACGCTATCACGACGCCTCTTATGAGAACTATGGGAAATAGGGTCAGAATAGGAAGGCTCCTTTAGTTGGTTTTGTGGTGTACTTGGTAAATCTGTGCTTCCATTCAAACTCAAGTTTAAGCGAGGTGATAAAGAAGCTTTTTCATGATTTAATGAGGTAGCAGAATGGTTTGGAGGTGACTTGTTTGGTATAGATGACCTTGATGAAGGTGGAGAATAAATAAACCCAATGTCATTGAAATGATTGAAGTTGATCTTGAAGGTAGATTTTGGATCAGAGTTGTTAATAAACTCTGATAACCACTTGTCATCTATGGCAGCAGGATCGATATTACTATCCTTATCATTGGGCTCCATTGATGGTTCCAGTAAATTATTTGTGCCTGGATTGAAATTGATCGTGGAAGAGGAATCTGAAACAGTTGTTGGTGGGTTTTTAGGAGATAGTGACATAAGCGGCTGCTCATTGCTCATTTGCCTATAAGTTTGATTTGCCAAATTACTGTAACTATTAGAAGCCGTAGTAGAATTAGACGGTATAGTATTCGGGAAGCTTGACGGAAGGTTAAATTCAGAAACTGTCGGTTTATCATGACTGAAGCAGCCCAAATCAAATGGCGAATGGTGGCTAGACATGTATCCTCCCGCACCTGCATGTGCAGAGTTCATTGTCAAAAGATCGGTTAAAGATGGACCGCTACTTAAGAGATACACTCCAGGTGTAGCAACTGTACTTCCATTGTTGCTGTTCACTATGGTACTAGAGGTGGAattttgctgttgttgttgttgttgttgttgctgtcCGGAGGGGTCATTGTTAAATAGATTTAAGTTAAACTTGATAGCTTGCGGTGGTTCGTCCAGGGTTAACGGAGGTAAATCCAATTCTGACACGCTTTCCATGAGCTGCTTCGCGGTCATTTGTGGAGTAGAAAAGCCGACTTGATGCGGAGCGTCTTCAACGAGCTCGAAATTGGTAATTGAATGGTGGGGGCTATTGCTACTAGACATGTAAGTCATTGCACTGGATGCAGAGAAAGACGCATGTCTTTTCGTCTTATGCATGGAAGAGGGAGTGTTCGCCCTGTCGATAACAGCATCGCTTGATGCAGAGTGAACTGGCACGCCTTTCGTGCTGAACTTGAACTCTCGAAATCCTAGGGAGCCTGCCTTACTAGGAGGAGTTTTCTCTCGCTTATCGTTCATTACTGGGGCCGAGACGGGAAGTTCTACATTATTTGATTTGGCCAAGGCAACCACGGCCtctttcaattcttcagATGTCTTACCAGCAAGGTTCTTCGGGGTGGGTAGAATAGTCTCTTTATTTCCGGCTATTTTAATGATATGAAGGTCGGTTGGATCATCCGCCGCCACGGAATGGCGCCGCTTGGAggcaaaagaagaagtcGAATTTGGTGCTGGCGTCATTCGCCGTGGATCCCCCGTACCTACAAGAGCAGCATGAAGTTTTTGCTGATGCCTGAGCACTAAATCTCTACGAGCAAAACACCTACCGCAAAAGATACAAAGATACGGTTTCTCACGGGTATGCGAATGCTGATGTCTCTTCAAATGCTCCTGCCTGACAAAACCCCTAGTGCATGTGGGACACAAGAACGGTCTTGGCTTATCAGTCTTAATAATTCGAGATTTTTTAGGAATGGGCAGAATACCTTGACCAGCGGGCTTAGCGAAATTAGATTGATTACCGTTCACAAACATACTTGGCTCCGGcactaataaaaaatctttatcTGCCCTATCTATTCTAGTATCGCCAATGTCTTTTAGCTTCTTCGCCctaaagtttctttttggtgCAAGAGTCTTCGAGAAAAACGTGTGTTGAGAGAGGCAATGTTtaacgaagaaaaaaaactctaTGGAAATCCAAGAAGTCCttgtttctttgttttcgttTCTAATATATGCAGGGTCAAGcgggaaaaagaaagacaGACGGAAAAGTGCCCAGCAACACGGAACAAAATTGTCCAGATTTATTCGAGCGGCCGCGGTTAGTATGCATAATGCAGGCGCCCCTCGTCCAAATGCGAACGGTTCCATCCGAAACAGGCCATTTCCCAAAAATTATTTCTCTTAATAGAAGTTGCTCGCGTAGTTACCTATTGTCGATGCCGCATACGCAGTTACCTTATCCGTTGCCCTACGGAGAATTTCCGCGATGCAGCACCGTGCGGCGAGATCACAATTTTCCTTGTACACTCTACTCTGCCCCTGGAGTGGTTCACCCCCGTCTGTGCGTATTTTCGTGTATGATGATATAAGGTCGTTACTACCGTTGATTCAAAAACAGTTGCTTCTTCCATATATTGTAGCACGAACAACTATGGCCGGCCGCAAATTGCGACAATTACACCTAACGCAGCATTAAGGTCGCAGGAAATGTTATCTGCCGAGCTGTTTATCTCTGTTTTccaagattttttcaaccaGCCCATGAGTCTGCTGTTGGCGGCAACCCAGTTACAGATAATGGTGCATGTGATAAGCTTCGTACCACTATTCGTAGTTTGTTACATCTTGTAAGCcagtatatatatttgttaGATTGTGCCCTAACGTTCCAGTAATTGAAGGGTAACCGAGGTTTCCGTGGAAAAAAACCGTGTATAAGCAAGAGGTTCCgagcgaaaaaaaaaagtataaaagAAAGCACAGGCAATGAGATTTGTTTTTCGCTTTTCCTTCTTATTTGTTAATtctatttttgaagtttccTTCCGAAAAAAAGTAACTTTGTCCTAAAGTACTAATCCACCGCATTAGACAGTACGAAGATCGAGCTATTTATTTGAACACTCGGTCTTATTCGTGATAAGCGTAATGTGGAGAGATCAATTTCCGGGTCATTTATAAGAACTCGAGTGGATTGCTAGTTGTTTTGATTAGCTGAATGAGACTCGAGTGTCAGAAGATGactatattttttttctttttttttttagttatgttttatttttgaacttGTACTTGCACATGTATCTTATTGTTTCGTGATCTTGTAGATCCGTATGGGTGCAATCAAAGGTTTGAATTGCAGGGCTTTCATCGCGCGGATCTCGTTGTTTGCGTCGTACTCTGTGCTGGTGACTATGGTACATTTTAGCCCGAGTTTATTGCACTCTTGAGAAAACAGTTGGACAGTGGATTCGCTTCTAATTGTCGCGGATAGGAGACACAGTTTGCATCGGTCTAAAGCAAGACATTCGGCCAGACACTCGCATAGATCAGGAAGGATAGTTGGGTCATACGTAACATCTGCCCCCACTACTAAATCTATATCCTCAGGAACTCTATCGCTGCCCCACCATAATCTTTGCAACTTGATGTCTGGTTCGTTCTCACGCACTTCATTGttcaattcaaaatttcttttcagctGCGTCTCAACGAGATTCGAATCACCATCCGTGACGTACATCTTATTTACGAACTCGTGATACTTTTGTAAAATGACGAGACTCACTATGCCTGTGCCAGCGCCGACCTCAAgaacatttaattttttcttgccaTCGTCTTGTCCTTGTACCGGTGCCAACTCTTGTAAGGGCTTATGAATAAGGAAATCACCCATGTATAAGGCAGCTTCCCATGTCCTGAAACCTGTAGTACTGGCCGCACTGATCAAATTCGGTGTTTCCTCAATTTTGATCTTTACGTCCTCGTCAAACCTGTACCTCACGACGTCTTTCATCATCGGGTCTGGCTTGCCTGTGCTTAATAGTTTTATGTACTTCTCATAGAGATAATCATATATCTCTATCTCGTCTTCGCCATCGTTGACAATTGTGAATGCCTTCGCGAAAATCCATTCGTGGTCTAAGAGCATCTTGACTATGGTTTTGCAATAATATGCATTCGTCTTTTGCACAAGTTCCATCTCACAAACAAATCTCGATGCATGCAGGACATCGTTAGATTTGCTTGTTTCCAACTCTTCTAGCAAGTATTTTCCAGGGCACCGCTGATGTAATCTATCGTAGAATAGATCTTCATTCATGTTATCTTTGACGAGGAGGGTCAAGTTTTACTAGCTCGATTTTtctgctttcttttcctttttcatttacttatacattcttcatcatttttgcGATGATGTACTAACTGCTAGTATTTATTTCGCTGTTTGTCGTGTCCGGACAATCAgcattaaaattttctacAGAGTTTTCTAATACATATAAACATTTTGGCTTTATTCCCCTAAAGCTTTCTCAATGGCACGCTGAAAAACATTGCATAAAACGTCGCTATTTTCCAAACCGACGCTCACTCTTACAAGATTTGTTTCGACACCATATTGAGCTACCTCGTCTAATTCCTGGTAGTGGGCAATAATAGCATATGGACACGCCAAAGTGAAATTCGTACCGAGAGAAGGTCCTTTGCACAATTCCagattattgaaaaacttcttTGCCTCTtcaatattgaaaaaagttaGTGAAAATAAACCTCCATACCCACCATCTTTTGTAGACATAACGCTGTCATAATTCCGCTTGGTATCCTCTGATGTTAAACTGGGgtaatatattttcttgaacaaTTTTCCCACCTGAGGCAATAACACCCTTTTTAACAATATATCAGTGTTTGTATTCACCTTGATTGTACGTTCCACGAAGTCTCTCGAATTTCTTTCCAGGCATAACGCATCTTCGCACCATAGGCAATCTTCATATCCGTCTTCAGTCTTCATAAATTTTCTAGCAAACTCATAAATCTTTCCT
Coding sequences:
- the VPS70 gene encoding putative zinc metalloprotease (hypothetical protein involved in vacuolar protein sorting; SWAT-GFP and mCherry fusion proteins localize to the endoplasmic reticulum), giving the protein MRMIQRERKREKEEGQLKERTVVNMADPDDNEAEATGLQQYSGETTRDDNEESMNDSFTLTSRNRGRSNTISSIVSGYEIMKEHMDKEKFMYLILASLLLYMGFVAAFAPRTSLSRDFRRFHSSRLTNAEVYRIYLNSLQQENRAKEHVYKYAGYMSNGASDSSTFKYTLDEFLDMGYKPKVEKYYPWIGEPVDTNVAPLENGKVVYEASMIEDRVKGDPASHARKRQKGFHQYSKNGSVTARYVFCNYGSISDYKLLLKKNIDIEDKIHIVRSGKILPGLKVKNAELYGASSVIIYTDPFDDGKVTEENGFLHYPYGPARNPSYIRRDSVNYFSDTPGDPTTPGYPSKDSDTEHMSPVGRVPRIPSVPMSARDVQPILERLNGRGFQIGPGSNIKDFGSFTGPSSSIDKVHLHNELTYNIKEMSSVEVSIPGIFTEGEIIIGAHRDSLASSSAGDANSGSAILLEIARGMSKLLKHGWKPLRPIKLISWDGERSGLLGSTDYAEAHAAILRRRALVYLNLDNAISGTNFHCKANPLLQDVIYEAAKLTEFNGHEDWSLFDHWKYTSNATISLLDGLSSYTSFQYHLGVPAAHFQFNANDTSGAVYHSNSVFDSPTWLEKFTNSDYKLHNTMAMFVGLTTLMLSENELARFNTHVYLKKIYNWYIAWHSNLSSAFPQDDEVNSLAKRVLDLLKVATQEDSIQFDQQNGILYKECREALPVWAFYKKIKSYIKLQRSNSKSKQIDQLFITHRGLKDREWMKYSLLAPSKFEGSVGEVLPGLHEGLADIDRNEVIQWLTILLSQFSNVRYLLQ
- the RSF2 gene encoding Rsf2p (Zinc-finger protein; involved in transcriptional control of both nuclear and mitochondrial genes, many of which specify products required for glycerol-based growth, respiration, and other functions; RSF2 has a paralog, TDA9, that arose from the whole genome duplication; relocalizes from nucleus to cytoplasm upon DNA replication stress): MEPFAFGRGAPALCILTAAARINLDNFVPCCWALFRLSFFFPLDPAYIRNENKETRTSWISIEFFFFVKHCLSQHTFFSKTLAPKRNFRAKKLKDIGDTRIDRADKDFLLVPEPSMFVNGNQSNFAKPAGQGILPIPKKSRIIKTDKPRPFLCPTCTRGFVRQEHLKRHQHSHTREKPYLCIFCGRCFARRDLVLRHQQKLHAALVGTGDPRRMTPAPNSTSSFASKRRHSVAADDPTDLHIIKIAGNKETILPTPKNLAGKTSEELKEAVVALAKSNNVELPVSAPVMNDKREKTPPSKAGSLGFREFKFSTKGVPVHSASSDAVIDRANTPSSMHKTKRHASFSASSAMTYMSSSNSPHHSITNFELVEDAPHQVGFSTPQMTAKQLMESVSELDLPPLTLDEPPQAIKFNLNLFNNDPSGQQQQQQQQQQNSTSSTIVNSNNGSTVATPGVYLLSSGPSLTDLLTMNSAHAGAGGYMSSHHSPFDLGCFSHDKPTVSEFNLPSSFPNTIPSNSTTASNSYSNLANQTYRQMSNEQPLMSLSPKNPPTTVSDSSSTINFNPGTNNLLEPSMEPNDKDSNIDPAAIDDKWLSEFINNSDPKSTFKINFNHFNDIGFIYSPPSSRSSIPNKSPPNHSATSLNHEKASLSPRLNLSLNGSTDLPSTPQNQLKEPSYSDPISHSSHKRRRDSVMMDYDLSNFFSSRQLDISKVLNGTEQNNSHVNDDVLTLSFPGETDSNATQKQLPVLTPSDLLSPFSVPSVSQVLFTNELRSMMLADNNIDSGAFPTTSQLNDYVTYYKEEFHPFFSFIHLPSIIPNMDSYPLLLSISMVGALYGFHSTHAKVLANAASTQIRKSLKVSEKNPETTELWVIQTLVLLTFYCIFNKNTAVIKGMHGQLTTIIRLLKASRLNLPLESLCQPPIESDHIMEYENSPHMFSKIREQYNAPNQMNKNYQYFVLAQSRIRTCHAVLLISNLFSSLVGADCCFHSVDLKCGVPCYKEELYQCRNSDEWSDLLCQYKITLDSKFSLIELSNGNEAYENCLRFLSTGDSFFYGNARVSLSTCLSLLISIHEKILIERNNARISNNNTNSNNIELDDIEWKMTSRQRIDTMLKYWENLYLKNGGILTPTENSMSTINANPAMRLIIPVYLFAKMRRCLDLAHVIEKIWLKDWSNMNKALEEVCYDMGSLREATEYALNMVDAWTSFFTYIKQGKRRIFNTPVFATTCMFTAVLVISEYMKCVEDWARGYNANNPNSALLDFSDRVLWLKAERILRRLQMNLIPKECDVLKSYTDFLRWQDKDALDLSALNEEQAQRAMDPNTDINETIQLIVAASLSSKCLYLGVQILGDAPIWPIILSFAHGLQSRAIYSVTKKRNTRI
- a CDS encoding uncharacterized protein (hypothetical protein; conserved among S. cerevisiae strains; partially overlaps the verified ORF RSF2); the encoded protein is MQGQAGKRKTDGKVPSNTEQNCPDLFERPRLVCIMQAPLVQMRTVPSETGHFPKIISLNRSCSRSYLLSMPHTQLPYPLPYGEFPRCSTVRRDHNFPCTLYSAPGVVHPRLCVFSCMMI
- the EFM3 gene encoding protein-lysine N-methyltransferase (S-adenosylmethionine-dependent methyltransferase; seven-beta-strand lysine methyltransferase which trimethylates translation elongation factor EF2 (Eft1p and Eft2p) at lysine 509; green fluorescent protein (GFP)-fusion protein localizes to the cytoplasm; ortholog of human gene FAM86A), producing the protein MNEDLFYDRLHQRCPGKYLLEELETSKSNDVLHASRFVCEMELVQKTNAYYCKTIVKMLLDHEWIFAKAFTIVNDGEDEIEIYDYLYEKYIKLLSTGKPDPMMKDVVRYRFDEDVKIKIEETPNLISAASTTGFRTWEAALYMGDFLIHKPLQELAPVQGQDDGKKKLNVLEVGAGTGIVSLVILQKYHEFVNKMYVTDGDSNLVETQLKRNFELNNEVRENEPDIKLQRLWWGSDRVPEDIDLVVGADVTYDPTILPDLCECLAECLALDRCKLCLLSATIRSESTVQLFSQECNKLGLKCTIVTSTEYDANNEIRAMKALQFKPLIAPIRIYKITKQ